In one Bos mutus isolate GX-2022 chromosome 19, NWIPB_WYAK_1.1, whole genome shotgun sequence genomic region, the following are encoded:
- the LOC102269286 gene encoding large ribosomal subunit protein eL39-like, whose protein sequence is MSSHKTFRIKRFLAKKQKQNRPIPQWIRMKTGNKIRYNSKRRH, encoded by the coding sequence ATGTCTTCTCACAAGACTTTCAGGATCAAGCGATTCCTggccaagaaacaaaagcagaatcgTCCCATTCCTCAatggattcgaatgaaaactggcAATAAAATCAGGTACAACTCCAAGAGAAGACATTGA